In Methanothermus fervidus DSM 2088, a single genomic region encodes these proteins:
- a CDS encoding LmbE family protein (COGs: COG2120 conserved hypothetical protein LmbE homologs~InterPro IPR003737~KEGG: ate:Athe_0312 LmbE family protein~PFAM: LmbE family protein~SPTR: B9MMZ6 LmbE family protein~PFAM: GlcNAc-PI de-N-acetylase) has product MRNMNKMAIIFVAILIMITFIYSVYSDKNQPENVVHLESSDRILVIAPHPDDEVLAAGGLINKAVKENIPVYVVVMTCGDAEGKLGKKNIINPVRLGYLRHQETINAAKKLGLPENHVIFLGFPDCGLAAMFDKYWDPGNPYKGANGYDHVPYSFAYKKGEEYCGENVVNNLEEIISVTKPTIIIYPDPGDYHTDHWATYLFVQYTLTKMKYTCTKYTYLVHKIKGWPSPPYYSPQMTLEPPKLLRRHVRWVYFNLTEEEEQAKAKALSQYKSQITPDPTLEAFVRRNELFGIYPEPKLEISKNITVPSILASKAKQEKKVNISDISQGDIVALSILHQGNKIKLGVSTNYNISENCIVIFHVRIFSDKNVSRIDIICRGNNAFCKKFASNSISVQNISMNRNKNSVMIEIPTSSFDNAYAAMFGVDIIKPGKKFKERSDYVTVWLK; this is encoded by the coding sequence TTGAGAAATATGAATAAGATGGCAATAATTTTTGTTGCAATTTTAATCATGATAACATTTATTTACTCTGTTTATTCTGATAAAAATCAGCCAGAAAACGTTGTTCATTTGGAGTCATCCGACAGAATATTGGTGATTGCCCCGCACCCTGATGATGAAGTACTTGCTGCAGGCGGATTAATTAATAAAGCTGTAAAAGAAAATATTCCGGTTTACGTTGTTGTAATGACTTGTGGAGATGCAGAAGGAAAACTTGGGAAAAAGAATATTATAAACCCTGTTAGATTAGGATATCTAAGACATCAGGAGACGATAAATGCTGCCAAAAAATTAGGACTACCTGAAAATCATGTCATTTTTCTAGGGTTTCCTGATTGTGGATTGGCTGCAATGTTTGATAAATATTGGGATCCTGGGAATCCATACAAAGGTGCAAACGGATATGATCATGTACCTTATTCATTTGCATATAAAAAAGGAGAAGAATATTGTGGAGAAAACGTTGTAAATAATCTTGAGGAAATTATAAGTGTAACGAAACCTACAATAATCATATACCCTGATCCTGGAGATTATCACACTGATCATTGGGCTACATACCTCTTTGTACAATACACTTTAACAAAAATGAAATATACCTGCACAAAATATACATATCTTGTCCATAAAATAAAGGGATGGCCAAGTCCGCCTTATTATAGCCCCCAAATGACATTAGAACCTCCAAAACTTTTGAGAAGACATGTTAGGTGGGTATATTTCAACTTAACTGAAGAAGAAGAACAAGCAAAAGCTAAAGCCTTGTCACAATATAAATCACAAATAACACCAGATCCCACACTTGAAGCATTTGTAAGGAGAAATGAGCTATTTGGAATATATCCAGAACCAAAACTAGAAATATCAAAAAATATAACCGTACCTTCTATTTTAGCTTCTAAGGCAAAGCAAGAGAAAAAAGTGAATATAAGTGATATATCTCAAGGCGACATTGTGGCATTATCCATCTTACATCAAGGAAATAAAATTAAACTAGGTGTTTCAACCAACTATAACATAAGTGAGAACTGTATTGTAATTTTCCATGTGAGGATATTTAGCGATAAGAATGTTTCACGAATAGACATTATATGTAGAGGGAATAATGCATTTTGTAAAAAATTTGCAAGTAATAGTATTTCAGTGCAAAATATAAGTATGAATAGAAATAAAAATTCTGTGATGATTGAAATTCCTACCTCAAGTTTTGATAATGCATATGCAGCGATGTTTGGCGTTGATATAATAAAACCAGGTAAAAAATTCAAGGAAAGGTCAGACTATGTGACTGTGTGGTTAAAATGA
- a CDS encoding H2-forming methylenetetrahydromethanopterin dehydrogenase (COGs: COG4074 H2-forming N5 N10-methylenetetrahydromethanopterin dehydrogenase~InterPro IPR010062: IPR016040: IPR004889~KEGG: mth:MTH1142 H(2)-dependent methylenetetrahydromethanopterin dehydrogenase~PFAM: H2-forming N5,N10-methylenetetrahydromethanopterin dehydrogenase~PRIAM: 5,10-methenyltetrahydromethanopterin hydrogenase~SPTR: O27211 5,10-methenyltetrahydromethanopterin hydrogenase~TIGRFAM: coenzyme F420-dependent N(5),N(10)-methenyltetrahydromethanopterin reductase~PFAM: H2-forming N5,N10-methylene-tetrahydromethanopterin dehydrogenase~TIGRFAM: 5,10-methenyltetrahydromethanopterin hydrogenase), producing the protein MEIKKVAILGAGCYRTHAASGITNFARACEVAEEVGKPEIALTHSTITMGAELMELCGIKDIVISDPVFDNEFTVIDDFDPEEVIEAHKDDPEKIMPKIREKVNEVAKEVPKPPKGAIHFVHPEDLGFEVTTDDVEAVEDADFVMTWLPKGNVQEKIIPKFADSIKDGAIVTHACTIPTTKFYKIFEECCGSDMVTPRKAAGLNITSYHPGAVPEMKGQVFIAEGYAHEDAIKTLYDIAKKARGNAFKLPAELLGPVCDMCSALTAITYAGILSYRNSVMNILGAPADFAQMMAKESLEQLTNLMEKVGIDKMEEKLDPKALLGTADSMNFGDLSEILPTVFKYLEKEKK; encoded by the coding sequence ATGGAAATAAAAAAAGTTGCAATATTAGGAGCCGGATGTTATAGAACACATGCCGCAAGTGGAATAACAAATTTTGCAAGAGCTTGTGAAGTTGCAGAAGAAGTTGGAAAACCTGAAATTGCTCTGACACATTCTACTATAACTATGGGAGCAGAATTAATGGAACTATGTGGTATCAAAGACATAGTTATATCAGACCCTGTATTTGACAATGAATTTACAGTAATCGATGATTTTGACCCTGAAGAAGTTATAGAAGCTCATAAAGATGATCCTGAAAAAATAATGCCTAAAATTAGGGAAAAGGTAAATGAAGTAGCAAAAGAAGTACCAAAACCACCTAAAGGTGCAATACATTTTGTACATCCTGAAGATCTTGGATTTGAAGTTACAACAGATGATGTTGAAGCAGTAGAAGATGCAGATTTTGTAATGACATGGTTACCAAAAGGAAATGTTCAAGAGAAGATAATTCCAAAATTTGCAGACAGCATTAAAGATGGTGCAATAGTAACTCACGCATGTACTATACCAACAACTAAATTTTACAAAATATTTGAAGAATGCTGTGGTAGCGATATGGTAACTCCACGAAAAGCAGCAGGATTAAATATTACTTCATATCACCCAGGTGCAGTGCCTGAAATGAAAGGTCAAGTTTTTATAGCAGAAGGATATGCACATGAAGATGCTATTAAAACACTTTATGATATAGCCAAAAAAGCTCGTGGAAATGCATTTAAACTACCTGCAGAATTGTTAGGTCCTGTATGTGACATGTGTTCAGCATTGACTGCTATAACCTATGCAGGAATATTATCATACAGAAATTCCGTAATGAATATCTTAGGAGCACCTGCAGATTTTGCACAAATGATGGCAAAAGAATCTCTTGAACAATTAACAAACCTTATGGAGAAAGTTGGAATAGATAAAATGGAAGAAAAATTAGATCCTAAGGCATTGCTTGGAACTGCAGACTCCATGAATTTCGGTGATTTATCAGAAATTCTACCTACTGTATTTAAATACTTAGAAAAAGAAAAGAAATAA
- a CDS encoding Uncharacterized conserved protein UCP019375 (COGs: COG4018 conserved hypothetical protein~InterPro IPR016760~KEGG: mth:MTH1137 hypothetical protein~PFAM: Uncharacterised conserved protein UCP019375~SPTR: O27209 Uncharacterized protein MTH_1137~PFAM: Fibrillarin-like archaeal protein), whose product MHDIVKEAVNNLDAAWELAKMKKTPEEIVDAVSDLSREETMQLGKNFKRFPIGCDLTEILVGACASDIKKIDLLGNCIVADMLGASIHVCAYAFADIAENYGMRGVDLVKEVRELVDVPLDIDHFGKYGPMRFPSDITRCWGQCYYEGPPFKECPRGRIHKRLLEKEKKGIKERDEWIKLASSVAINLISVQGGEAHAAPLDEAIEVAKLTKKYGRGLEAIMCVGDGYEDLIKAFEAALEIGVDVFVIEGGPFNQAKDRLDAFARAITCARILAPGKVVGTNGAYEDECRIGLRSGLNAIITGFPKNHHGYMCGYSPGTARRGNFGMPRVIKIIKEEVKNGLTRAPIQKDELIALTKSVKVIGKENIYPNKIGYTTVGDAHWVCVSLTPLYEKLHVNKTVDDIVKMAENGLIGEKVALLGGRFIAWVLAKKLDKYVDQILISDVDPWVEKITVENLRSEIKADVHRAHSNDKEAYNESDATIISSTIPGVVRKLTKKLPESVALI is encoded by the coding sequence ATGCATGATATAGTTAAAGAAGCTGTAAATAATTTAGATGCTGCCTGGGAATTAGCAAAAATGAAAAAAACTCCTGAAGAGATAGTAGACGCCGTTTCTGATCTCAGTAGAGAAGAAACAATGCAACTTGGGAAAAATTTTAAAAGATTTCCAATAGGTTGTGATCTCACCGAAATATTGGTAGGTGCATGCGCATCAGATATTAAAAAAATAGATCTTTTAGGCAATTGTATTGTTGCAGACATGCTGGGAGCATCTATTCATGTTTGTGCATATGCTTTTGCAGACATTGCTGAGAATTATGGCATGCGTGGTGTAGATCTCGTAAAAGAAGTAAGAGAATTGGTAGATGTTCCACTAGATATAGATCATTTTGGTAAATATGGACCAATGAGATTTCCCAGTGATATAACTAGATGTTGGGGTCAATGTTATTATGAGGGCCCACCTTTTAAGGAATGTCCTCGAGGTAGAATTCATAAAAGATTGTTAGAAAAAGAAAAGAAAGGTATAAAAGAAAGAGATGAATGGATAAAACTTGCATCTTCAGTTGCAATTAATTTAATATCTGTTCAAGGTGGAGAAGCTCATGCAGCTCCATTAGATGAAGCTATAGAAGTTGCTAAACTTACTAAAAAATATGGAAGAGGCCTTGAAGCCATCATGTGCGTCGGAGATGGTTATGAAGACTTAATAAAAGCTTTTGAAGCAGCATTGGAAATAGGAGTGGATGTATTTGTAATTGAGGGAGGTCCATTTAATCAAGCGAAAGATAGGTTGGATGCATTTGCTAGAGCAATTACATGTGCAAGAATATTAGCTCCAGGAAAAGTTGTTGGTACCAATGGTGCGTATGAAGACGAATGTCGCATTGGTTTAAGATCTGGATTAAATGCAATAATTACTGGATTCCCGAAAAATCATCACGGATACATGTGTGGTTATTCTCCTGGAACTGCCAGAAGAGGTAATTTTGGAATGCCACGAGTAATAAAGATAATTAAAGAAGAAGTTAAAAATGGACTTACAAGAGCGCCTATCCAAAAAGACGAATTGATTGCCCTTACAAAATCCGTCAAAGTAATTGGGAAAGAGAATATTTATCCAAATAAAATAGGATATACAACAGTTGGAGATGCTCACTGGGTTTGCGTCTCATTGACACCTCTTTATGAAAAACTTCATGTGAATAAAACTGTTGATGATATAGTTAAAATGGCAGAAAATGGTTTGATAGGTGAAAAAGTTGCATTATTAGGTGGAAGATTCATTGCTTGGGTTTTAGCAAAGAAATTAGATAAGTATGTAGATCAAATTTTAATTAGTGATGTAGATCCATGGGTCGAAAAAATAACTGTAGAAAATTTAAGGTCTGAAATTAAAGCAGATGTGCATAGGGCTCATTCTAATGATAAAGAAGCCTATAATGAATCTGATGCTACAATAATTTCTTCAACAATTCCTGGAGTAGTCAGAAAATTAACTAAAAAATTGCCAGAAAGTGTTGCATTAATCTAA
- a CDS encoding transcriptional regulator, XRE family (COGs: COG1813 transcription factor homolog of eukaryotic MBF1~InterPro IPR004451: IPR010982: IPR001387~KEGG: mth:MTH729 hypothetical protein~PFAM: helix-turn-helix domain protein~SMART: helix-turn-helix domain protein~SPTR: O26825 Conserved protein~PFAM: Helix-turn-helix~TIGRFAM: conserved hypothetical protein TIGR00270), with product MRCEICGKKIFGRPLTIKIEGSEMRVCKDCSKFGEIQRRKKIRKRVVRRRVPRFKEPSYDIVENYGKIVREAREERNWSREDLAKKINEKVSVVGRIETEKMVPDINLARKLEKTLNIKLLEKLQEEEELSSTSYSTGELTIGDIAKIRKK from the coding sequence ATGAGATGTGAGATATGTGGCAAAAAAATATTTGGAAGACCTTTAACGATAAAAATAGAAGGAAGTGAGATGAGAGTTTGTAAAGATTGTTCAAAATTTGGAGAAATTCAAAGAAGAAAAAAGATTAGAAAGAGAGTTGTAAGAAGGCGTGTACCACGTTTTAAAGAACCAAGCTATGATATAGTAGAAAATTATGGAAAAATTGTAAGAGAAGCTAGAGAAGAGAGAAACTGGAGTAGAGAAGACCTTGCAAAAAAAATAAATGAAAAAGTTTCGGTTGTAGGTAGAATTGAAACTGAAAAAATGGTACCTGACATCAATTTAGCACGTAAATTAGAAAAGACATTAAATATAAAATTATTAGAAAAGTTGCAGGAGGAAGAAGAACTATCATCAACATCTTATAGTACAGGTGAACTTACAATAGGGGATATAGCAAAAATAAGAAAAAAATAA
- a CDS encoding formate dehydrogenase, beta subunit (F420) (COGs: COG1035 Coenzyme F420-reducing hydrogenase beta subunit~InterPro IPR017900: IPR012285: IPR009051: IPR017896: IPR 007516: IPR007525: IPR001450~KEGG: mth:MTH1139 formate dehydrogenase, beta subunit related protein FlpB~PFAM: coenzyme F420 hydrogenase/dehydrogenase beta subunit domain protein; 4Fe-4S ferredoxin iron-sulfur binding domain protein~SPTR: O27210 Formate dehydrogenase, beta subunit related protein FlpB~PFAM: Coenzyme F420 hydrogenase/dehydrogenase, beta subunit N-term; Coenzyme F420 hydrogenase/dehydrogenase, beta subunit C terminus), protein MTKYYLARAKDNEIRKAGECGGAVTALFKYLLENEIVDGVLGLRKGKDIYDGIPTLITDPKELTKISGSLHCAPTMFADLISKYLQDLKLAVSVKPCDAMAIKELQKRKQIENELYLIGLNCGGTLRPIPAREMIKLFYKVDPDDVIKEEIARGKFIIELKDGSHKEISIDDLEEKGYGRRDMCQRCEMMIPRNADVACGNWGADEGWTFIEVVTEKGKKLVENAINDGFIEVKSPSDKAITIRSKIEKSMIKMAKNFKEKYLDKEYPKLEDWEKYFKRCIKCYACRDACPICFCEECELEKEWYKEPENVPPNPLTFHGIRLWHMGFSCINCGQCEDVCPMDIPVARLFHKIQEKYRKETGFVPGVDEELPPMYSPEKI, encoded by the coding sequence ATGACAAAATATTATTTGGCAAGGGCAAAAGATAATGAAATTAGAAAAGCTGGAGAATGCGGTGGGGCTGTAACTGCATTATTCAAATATCTTCTAGAAAATGAAATTGTTGATGGTGTTCTAGGATTAAGGAAGGGAAAGGACATCTATGATGGAATACCTACTCTCATTACAGATCCAAAAGAGCTTACAAAAATTAGTGGTTCTTTACATTGTGCACCAACAATGTTTGCAGATTTAATTTCAAAATATTTACAAGACTTGAAATTAGCAGTTTCTGTAAAGCCCTGTGATGCAATGGCAATAAAAGAATTACAGAAAAGAAAGCAAATAGAAAATGAATTGTATTTAATTGGACTAAATTGTGGAGGAACATTGAGACCAATTCCTGCAAGAGAAATGATAAAACTATTTTATAAAGTTGACCCCGACGATGTGATAAAAGAAGAAATTGCTAGAGGTAAATTTATAATAGAATTAAAGGATGGTTCACACAAAGAAATAAGCATAGATGATCTCGAAGAGAAAGGATATGGAAGAAGAGACATGTGTCAGAGATGCGAAATGATGATTCCAAGAAATGCTGATGTAGCATGTGGAAATTGGGGTGCAGATGAAGGTTGGACATTTATAGAGGTTGTAACAGAAAAAGGTAAAAAACTTGTTGAAAATGCGATCAACGATGGTTTTATTGAGGTAAAATCACCAAGTGATAAAGCAATTACTATAAGATCAAAAATTGAAAAATCAATGATAAAAATGGCCAAAAATTTCAAAGAAAAATACTTAGACAAAGAATATCCAAAATTAGAAGATTGGGAAAAATATTTCAAGAGATGTATAAAATGTTATGCATGTAGGGATGCTTGTCCTATCTGTTTCTGTGAGGAATGTGAATTAGAAAAAGAATGGTATAAAGAACCTGAAAATGTTCCACCAAATCCACTTACTTTTCATGGAATTCGCCTATGGCATATGGGCTTCAGTTGTATAAATTGTGGACAATGTGAAGATGTTTGTCCTATGGATATTCCAGTTGCAAGGTTGTTCCATAAAATTCAAGAAAAATATCGTAAAGAAACAGGTTTTGTTCCTGGTGTAGATGAAGAATTACCTCCAATGTATAGTCCAGAAAAAATATGA
- a CDS encoding camphor resistance protein CrcB (COGs: COG0239 Integral membrane protein possibly involved in chromosome condensation~InterPro IPR003691~KEGG: cbe:Cbei_4956 CrcB protein~PFAM: Camphor resistance CrcB protein~SPTR: A6M382 Protein crcB homolog~TIGRFAM: CrcB protein~PFAM: CrcB-like protein~TIGRFAM: crcB protein), translated as MHDRLFIINIFSVGFGGFIGSCLRYLISIYLSRIPCQIPLGTLTVNVIGGFLIGLFMELSLSTALIPPNLRLFIVTGILGGLTTFSTFSYETMSLFSEGAYISALLNVSLNLFLSLFAVILGRLILKLLFKLGGIFIGK; from the coding sequence ATGCATGATAGACTTTTTATTATAAATATTTTTTCAGTTGGATTTGGAGGTTTCATTGGTTCTTGTCTTCGTTATTTAATCTCTATTTATCTTTCAAGAATCCCTTGTCAAATTCCTTTAGGAACATTAACTGTTAATGTAATTGGAGGATTTTTAATTGGTTTGTTCATGGAATTAAGTTTAAGTACGGCCTTGATACCTCCAAATTTAAGACTTTTCATTGTTACAGGAATTTTAGGTGGATTGACAACATTTTCAACTTTTAGTTATGAAACCATGTCTCTTTTTTCTGAAGGTGCATATATTTCTGCATTGCTAAATGTTTCACTGAATTTGTTTTTAAGTCTTTTTGCAGTTATTTTAGGGAGATTAATTTTAAAATTGCTTTTTAAATTAGGAGGTATATTTATTGGAAAATAA
- a CDS encoding protein of unknown function DUF190 (COGs: COG1993 conserved hypothetical protein~InterPro IPR015867: IPR011322: IPR003793~KEGG: ckr:CKR_0287 hypothetical protein~PFAM: protein of unknown function DUF190~SPTR: Q6E3B6 Putative uncharacterized protein~PFAM: Uncharacterized ACR, COG1993), whose translation MENKKTLKNKAKLLKIYIGESDRYKAENLYRAIVKKAKEFGLSGATVLRGIEGFGLHSDYRSSLIEVLSADLPIVIEIIEEEEKIKKFLKKISPMINQGLIVMCDVEVIKHV comes from the coding sequence TTGGAAAATAAAAAAACTTTAAAAAATAAAGCTAAACTTCTAAAAATTTATATTGGGGAATCAGACCGCTATAAAGCTGAAAATTTGTATAGAGCCATTGTTAAAAAAGCCAAAGAATTTGGACTCAGTGGAGCAACTGTGTTAAGAGGTATAGAAGGATTTGGATTGCATAGTGACTATCGTTCATCATTAATTGAAGTATTGTCTGCAGATCTCCCCATTGTTATTGAAATTATTGAAGAAGAAGAGAAAATTAAAAAATTTCTTAAAAAAATTTCTCCAATGATAAACCAAGGGTTAATTGTAATGTGCGACGTAGAAGTCATTAAACATGTGTAA
- a CDS encoding Haloacid dehalogenase domain protein hydrolase (COGs: COG4087 Soluble P-type ATPase~InterPro IPR001757: IPR005834~KEGG: mth:MTH1493 cation transporting P-type ATPase related protein~PFAM: Haloacid dehalogenase domain protein hydrolase~SPTR: O27537 Cation transporting P-type ATPase related protein~PFAM: haloacid dehalogenase-like hydrolase~TIGRFAM: ATPase, P-type (transporting), HAD superfamily, subfamily IC): MKIFVFDNAGTLTKRYIAVKDLRSGKYCFDIGSQEIVDHTKNRVLLGIDTDSLSCLLNANPNQKIYDFIKKNKIRVSATYPFKIKNKTIIKMLKTCECTVKELQDLLRKVGKKGFNIQICTGSGFIGNLDTCEIEFLLAAGGKLFPGVKEVINELKKRNIEVYIASGDREEALKELARIIKIPISNVFGHLDPKGKEKVVKNFKKRGKVVMVGNGPNDVLALKAADVGILTLQHGEKIPNDVLDASDIVIKNIKEILKILDDIDC; the protein is encoded by the coding sequence ATGAAAATATTTGTGTTTGACAATGCAGGAACGTTAACAAAAAGATATATTGCTGTTAAGGACTTAAGATCTGGTAAATATTGTTTTGACATAGGTTCCCAAGAGATTGTAGACCATACAAAGAATCGTGTTTTGTTAGGTATAGATACAGACTCACTCTCATGTTTACTTAATGCCAACCCAAATCAAAAAATATATGATTTTATCAAGAAGAACAAAATAAGAGTAAGTGCTACTTATCCATTCAAAATTAAGAACAAAACAATTATTAAAATGTTAAAAACTTGTGAATGTACAGTTAAGGAATTACAAGATTTATTGAGGAAAGTAGGTAAAAAAGGCTTTAATATACAAATATGTACAGGCTCAGGATTCATTGGAAACCTGGACACCTGTGAAATAGAATTTTTATTAGCAGCTGGTGGAAAATTATTTCCTGGTGTTAAAGAAGTTATAAATGAATTAAAAAAGAGAAACATAGAGGTCTATATTGCTTCTGGTGATAGAGAAGAAGCTTTGAAAGAGTTGGCAAGGATTATAAAAATACCTATTTCTAATGTTTTTGGACATCTTGATCCTAAAGGAAAAGAGAAGGTTGTAAAAAATTTTAAAAAAAGAGGTAAAGTTGTTATGGTAGGAAACGGTCCAAACGATGTATTGGCACTAAAAGCTGCAGACGTAGGTATATTAACTCTCCAACATGGAGAAAAAATACCTAATGATGTTTTAGATGCTTCTGACATTGTCATTAAAAATATAAAGGAAATATTAAAAATTTTAGACGACATAGACTGCTAA
- a CDS encoding F420-non-reducing hydrogenase subunit D (COGs: COG1908 Coenzyme F420-reducing hydrogenase delta subunit~InterPro IPR003813~KEGG: mth:MTH1138 methyl viologen-reducing hydrogenase, delta subunit homolog FlpD~PFAM: methyl-viologen-reducing hydrogenase delta subunit~SPTR: Q7LYQ2 Methyl viologen-reducing hydrogenase, delta subunit homolog FlpD~PFAM: Methyl-viologen-reducing hydrogenase, delta subunit), translated as MAFEPKIVGFCCNWCTYGGADAAGTARMQYPPNVRIIRVMCSGRINPSHVLKAFREGADGVFVGGCHLGDCHYDSGNYKWRRRAELLKMILPELGIEKERFKYEWISASEGEKFQKTITEFTETLKELGPIKKTVNFLNFK; from the coding sequence ATGGCATTTGAACCAAAAATTGTTGGATTTTGTTGTAATTGGTGTACTTATGGGGGGGCAGATGCAGCAGGTACTGCAAGAATGCAATATCCCCCAAATGTGAGGATAATTAGGGTTATGTGTTCAGGGAGAATAAATCCATCACATGTGTTGAAGGCATTTAGAGAAGGAGCTGATGGTGTATTTGTTGGTGGATGTCATCTTGGAGATTGCCATTATGATTCAGGAAATTACAAATGGCGTAGAAGAGCAGAATTATTAAAAATGATTTTACCAGAGCTAGGGATCGAAAAAGAAAGATTTAAATATGAATGGATTTCAGCATCAGAAGGTGAAAAATTCCAAAAAACTATAACAGAATTTACAGAAACTTTGAAAGAATTAGGGCCCATTAAAAAAACAGTTAATTTTTTAAATTTTAAATAA